The DNA window CAGTCCACCTGTCAGCCAGCCTGTCAGCGGCCAATAGACAACAGCATCAGAGTAGTCGGACTGCGATGGATTAACCCATTTCCATACCGGGAGACGGGTGAAAAGTATGAGTGCGGCCACGAATTTCTTCATGTCAGGAAGATATAAAAGATGTATTGGATAAGCAGGATGTTTCAGAAATATTTTGTCACATTCACATCCTTGAACGAATCCATGTGATTGATCATTCTGACTGCCGACTCGATTATAGGATAGGCACACACAGCTCCTGATCCTTCGCCGAGACGCAGGTCGAGATGAAGCAGCGCACGTACGCCAAGATTTTCGAGCATCAGTTTATGGCCGCTCTCGTCGCCCTGATGACCGAACACGGCATAGTCAAGCACCGCAGGATAAAGACGCGAAGCGGCAAGGATGCAACTTGTCATGATGAAACCGTCGACAATTATCACCATGCCGAGCTCAGCCGCCCGGAGCATAGCTCCGACAGCCATCACCATCTCATATCCTCCGAACCAAGCCATCTTGGATTCAACAGAGTCATCTCCGTCATAACGGGAGAGCGCGTCGGACAGCACTTCATATTTATGTCGTATGCCCGCCGAGTCAAGTCCTGCTCCTGCACCGATACACTGCTTCAAGGGTATGCCTGTAAAAAGGTGCATCCACATTGACGACGACGAAGTGTTGCCGCTCCCCATCTCACCGAAACTTACGATATTGCAGCCGGTCGAATCATGAATTTCATCAATCACCTCAGCGCCACGCTCAAGACAAAGCCGGAATTCACCTGCTGTCATGGCAGCCTCATGACGGAAATTCCGTGTCGACTTACGGACTTTCTTGTCAATGATGCCGTGGCCGGCGGGAATATCGTAGTCGACTCCCGCATCGACAAGCACAAGACGGAAACCATGCTGATCACAGAGAAAGTTGATGCCGGCGCCCCCTTTGGAGAAATGTCCGAGCTGCTGCCATGTGACCTCTTTAGGCGAGACACTCACGCCTTCGGCTATCACACCGTGGTCAGCGGCAAAAAGCACATTGTGTGGGTGACGGAGTTCGGGAGTGAGAGTCTGCTGAATCAGACATATACGTGCCGCAAGTTCTTCAAGACGGCCAAGCGACCCTTTAGGCTTTGTAAGATTGTCGATTTTGTCTGTGACAGCGGCTTTGAGAGCCGTGTCGACAGGTTGGATTGAAAATGTCATGATGATTGGCTGCTTACTTTTACTTTATTTTTAGGTCTATGCCGGAAACGATGAAATGAACCTCGTCGGCAATCGAGGCAACGTGCTGGTTGATCGAACCTTGCAAATCAGTGAAACGTCGCTGCATGGCGTTTTCAGAAACTCCGCCGAGGCCGATTTCATTTGTAACCATGAGGAGTGTGGCTCCCGACGAGACAAGCCTGTCAAACGCCTTTTTCATCTCGTCAAGCGCTCTCGTACCGTCCTCTCCGCATTCAAAAAAACCAGTTGGTCGCCCAGAGAGTCACGCAGTCAAACACTACCACATCATCCGATGTCAGACTTATGGAATCGACATGTAACGGCTCTTCAAAAGTGGTCCACTGCCAACCGCGACGCTGCTTGTGGACATCGACGCGATGACGGAAATCCTCGTCAAAAATCTGCGCGGTAGCGATGTATCGAGGATTGGCTGACAGAGACAAGGCAAGACGTTCGGCAAACAGGCTCTTGCCCGACCGCTGCCCACCGGTTATCATTATTATCATCGTTCCTGTTATAAATTTGCTTTCCCCGCAAAATTACAAATTATTCCGGCTCCTGCCAAGCAGCCGTTAATTTAGGATATTCAATCCGAATAATATGCCTTATCGAAAAAGCATCCTAGACATTTATATCTCAAAAACAAATATAACTGATAATGAATAATTTTTATCGTAGATGTTTGCATCTAATGAAATAAAGTCCTAAATTTGTGGTGTAAACATTTAAAGTCATGATACATTCAGTACCAAATCCCCCGATGGATAGAGCAGACATCGCTCGTTTCCGTAACAATCTGGAGAAACATCTTCGGGATGACTTCAGCACGGAAGAAAAACATCAGATTGAAGTACGTCAAGCCCGCACCAAAGCAAACGCAAAAAGAATTATTACAAATTGTGGAGGAAAAAACCCCTTACTCGGATATTGATTTCCAAATAAGACTCATGACTGACACAGACTATATGAATATGTCTGCGTTCTCATGTGGGGTTGAACTTCTTGACAAATTTTTCCACTACGAGATAAAAGAATGTGTCAATCATCATTACCTTTCCGCATATTGTGCATTCCTTGATTCAAAAGAAATCGTTGCTGTGTTCACATTAATGAATGACGCACTGATGATTGTGAGCCATACGGAAAAAGAAGATTTTATCGATGACATGAGGCTGGATACGAGTAGTGATATTGTTGATTTTTTTAAACGCCAATCATCATATCCAGCTATTAATATCGGACATCTTGGAATATCTGTCAACCATCAAAGAAATGGAATAGGTTCTGCCATAATAGATCTCGTAGCCGATACATTTTCAAATTACAGTCAAGCCGGATGCCAATTTATAACCGTCGACGCGCTTAACAACGAAAAAGCCATTCTCTTCTATCTGAACAATCAATTCAATTTCCAGACAAACCGGGATCATTATTCACCGACAAGACGCATGTATCGTATTTTATAGCAGCGGAATACTATATTTTAAGTTCATTGCTGATTATAAAAACGACATCCCATTCTATTGGTTATTCCGGATTCCGGCTTTCCGGCGTTTTACATTCCTGCGGCTCGCCATGATGTAGAAAGCACCGAATATGCCGGTGGTTACGAGAATTATAGCCTGAAAACTCCAGCAGACAATCGAATATGCCGCTCCGTCACTGTCGCTGATTCCAAACAGGCTCAAGGCAAACATTACCGCTATGTTCCACGGGCCGAGACCGCCGTTTGAGGGAACGGCCATGCTGCACGAACCGAAGACAAACACTACCAGTCCCGGCACAAGCCCCAACGGATAAGCCGAATGCGTGACAAGCTCACGGGTAAAGGGAAGGCAAAGAAACAAACATAAGCCTCGAAGAAATAACAAATCCATATCCCAAGGGTCAGAATGAGATAGAGCCCTGTGCCTTTCATGTGGAACAGCACCTTGAAACCGTCCCATATTCTGATAATACTTATATTGATTCCCTTGACAAATGATGTGTTGCGAAAACAGTAGTCACTCACGACCAACATGGCAATCACAGCAATCACAATGACCCACATGCCTCCGGCGGTCATCACCCGTTGGATATCCTCGCCAATCGGATAACGGTCAAGGAAACGGTCCATCGCCGGATGAGCCACAAAAAGAGTCAGAATGATTATAAGGAATATCATTATGCCGTCCGATGCCCTGTCGCCAAGGTCTGTGCCGACGACTGTCGACAGCTTACACCCCTCACGACGGGTGATGTAGACACAACGCCACGCCTCACCCAGAAACGGAAACACAAGATTCAGAGCGTATGCCCCGAAAATCGACACACTTTCCGCGACTACCGGAATGCGAGGGATGCCGGCAGCACGCAACTGAATGCCCCACCTGATGCCTCGTATGATATGTGAGAGCACTGTCAGCACCATCATAGCGATAATATAGCGATAATCGACACCCTGCTTTATTATTGACTCTACCTGATGGATGTTGACTTTATGAAAAAGCCATAAAATCAGTCCCGCCGAAACAGCCAACGGCAGGATGACCTTGAGCACGCACCCGACAATTTCAAATCGGCTACGGCGGGAGACCGGGGATGGATGAGTAGATGTCTGCACGTAGATTTAACAATCTTACAATTAAAAGAGATTGGTCGTGACGGAAATTTCCGAATAAAACAGGCTTCTACCCTCTATGTGTCAAAGTTTTTCCGGGCGCAGCAGTTCAATCCAGTAGCCGTCAGGGTCTTCGATGAAATATATTCCCATTGCAGGATTCTCATAACACACCACCCCCATCTGCCGGTGAAACTCACGGAGTCTTTCATAGTCCTGTCCGGCATCAAGACGGAGTGCGAGATGAGTTTCGTTTTCGCCGAGGTCGTAGGGCTGCGGATGGTCGCGCATACATGTCAGTTCCAAGCGAAAACCGGTAGAACCGTCGCCCATATAGGTGATTGTAAACGCCCCGTCAGGGCCGTCGATATGGCCGACCTCTTTAAGCCCCAATGCTTTCCGATAAAATTCCATCGAACGGTCACGGTCTGCCACGTTGATATTGTAGTGATCGAAATGAAGTTTGAAATCCATTGTAGAAAAAATTTATGAAGTACTTCTATTATATACCCTCTGCAGACATGAAAAGTTCAAAATTATGGTTTATCAGGAAATAAATGCCATCTTTGCAATTTAATCATGCCCACTATGGATATTTCAAATACAGATACCCCAACCGTTACAGATAACAATGAACGCCGACATAGCATCAGGCCATGCCACGAAACGGACTATCCTTCAATCGTTGCCCTGTGGGAACGGTCAGTACGCGCTACACATGAATTTCTCACCGAAGATGACATACTTGAGATAAAATCAAAACTTGCCTCAGAATATTTTCCGGCTGTTGACATCCACATTCTTGATGTCGACGGTAAACCGGGTGGTTTCATCGGCATGGCCGGAAACAAGATTGAAATGCTGTTTGTCGACTCATTTTGTCAGGGCAAGGGATGTGGAACGGCCCTGTTTGATTTCGCCATCGGGAAAGGAGCTAAGCTTGTTGATGTCAACGAACAGAATCCCGCAGCACTTGTATTCTACAGGTCAAAAGGATTCCGGAGCGTCGACCGCACCCCGACCGACGATGCCGGACGCCCTTTTCCCATACTTCATCTGTCGCTGTGACATGATTCAGCTGAATCGGGAGGAATGTCAGTCTATATCTCAGGCAAAGATTTCCATTTATCGCAGTAATTGCCTAACTTTGCCTAACCATGAAGTTCAGCCAGATTCCAGACCACGAGAATGTAAAGCGACAGTTGCGCGACATGGTCGCCGACCATCGTATCCCCCATGCCCTCCTGCTCCACGGCCCGGCAGGAATAGGTAAGTTCCTGACAGCACGCACATTTTCACAATATCTCCACTGCCGGTCACCGCTGCCCGAAGGAGAGCCTTGCGGAGAGTGCCCAGCGTGCCGTCAGCATGAATCGTTCAATCATGTCGACAGCCTGTATGTGTTTCCTGTCGTCAAGACCGACAAGCTGAAAGCGCCTGTGTCAGACGACTACATGACGGAATTCAAGGAATTTGTCGAGGCAAGCCCGTTTATGGATTTCGAGCGCTGGACAGGATATTTCGACAAGAAAAACGCCCAGCCGGTCATCTATGTCAGCGAAAGTGAAGCGCTCGAACAACGTCTTTCGGTCACAACCACGGTGTCGAAATACAAGACAGTCATAATCTGGCTGCCTGAAAAGATGAACGAACAGACGGCCAACAAGCTGTTAAAACTTATCGAAGAACCCTTCTCCGACACAATCTTCATACTCGTTTCCGACAACGCCAAGGCCATCCTGCCGACCATATATTCCCGATGCCGTCCGATAGAGATGAAACGTCTGAGCGACGAGACAATCGCATCGTATCTGACATCGCGTCTCGCCATCGACCCGCAGGACGCTCTCGCAATGGCCCACATAGCCGCAGGCGACATCAACAGCGCCCTGCGCGCAATGGACGCGACAAGCGTCAGCCGCATGTTCTTCGACTATTTCGTCAGGCTGATGCGTCTGGCCTATCAGCGCGATGTCAAAGCCCTAAAAGAATGGAGCACCGATCTTGCCGCCCTCGGCCGGGAGCAGGAGATAAAATTCTATGACTATGCCCAGCGGCTCATACGCGAGAACTTCGTGTATAACTTCCGTGTGCCCGACCTCCTTTATCTCAACCGCGAGGAAGCAGGCTTCAGTAAAAATTTCGCCCGCTTCATAACAGAGAACAATGCCGAAAAAATCATCTGTGAAATGGACCGCGCCATCACCGACATTGCCGGCAACGCCAACGGAAAGATTGTCAATTTTGATTTCGCGATAAAAATGATAATCCTCATCAAGAATTTCTGATCCCTCCACAGCGACACACACTATGACTCCATTTCTCCAGCAAGTAGCCTCGGTATATATCAACAACGAACTTCCACAGCTCGCAGACTACTGCTTTGTTTTCCCAAACAAGCGCAGCGGTGTGTTTTTCCGCCACTACCTGTCGCTCGAAGCAAAAGGCCGTCCGTTCATCATGCCGGAAATTGGCACTATCGCAGAAGTGACAAACCGATTTTCGGCACTGACCGAAGCGCCGCGACTCGACCAGCTGTTCATACTATACAATGAATACCGCGAGCTGAGCGACGATGTGGTCGACTTTGACCAGTTCATTTTCTGGGGCGAGATGCTGCTCAACGATTTCAATGATGTCGACCTCTATCTCGTCGACCCTCACAAGCTGTTTGTCAATCTGAAACGCTTCCGCGAGGTCAGCTCCAACTATCTGACCGAGGAACAGGTTGAAATCATCAACCGTTACTGGGGTGAAAGATTCGTCCACACCAGTCCTGACGAATTCTGGAATCATCTTCATCACCAGCCGACTTCACTCGAAAGCAAATTTCTGAAACTGTGGGAGGTGCTCGACACACTTTTCGAACGTTTCAAAAAACGTCTCCTCGACAACGGGATGGCATCGCGCGGCATGTTTGCCCGCAACGCAGTCAACTACCTCAGCCGTGGAGGAGACACCCGTCTGCCGTTTGAAAGATATATCTTCGTCGGATTCAATGTGCTCACACTGGCGGAAATCAAGATATTCGAGAAACTTCAGGCAAAAGGAATCGCCGATTTCTACTGGGACATGGCCTCGCCGGCATTTGCCGACGAAGGCAACAGAGCCGCATTTTTCATGCGCCGCAATGTTGAGTGTTTTCCTTCGCGCTACAATCTTGCGGAACTCTATCCCGAAAAGCCGACATTCCCCTACATCCACATCACCGGCGTACCTACGGCATTCGGACAGACCAAAGCGGCCGGACTCCAGCTACAGAAATGGATTGCCGACGGAACGATCGGAAATCCCGCCAATGCCATTGACACGGCAATAGTGCTCCCCGACGAATCGCTCTTCATCCCGATGATCCACGCCGTCCCGCCGGGAATCACCGCACTCAATGTCACGATGGGCTTCCCGCTGAAAAGCACATCAATCTCATCGCTGATGTCGGCGATTGTCGCCCTTCATCTGAGGGCTTCGCGCTCCCGCGAGGAATGGAGCTACTTCTACGAGGACCTGCGGTCAGTGCTGACCCATCCGCTCCTTCAGGCAATCGACCCGGATGGATGTAACGCGCTGCTCAGGCTGATGCTCGACCGAAGGCTCTACATGGTCCCCGTGTCCAAAATCACCGAGACCGCCCCGGCACTGGCATTCGTGTTCAGTCCGGTGCACGACACAAACGGAGTCGAGGAAGTACACTCCTATTTTTTCAGGCTAATCGAAGGACTTCGCGCATATACGCTCGTACACAAGGAGCTGAAAATCGAAAACTATTTCCTCGACACCTATCTCGTAGAGCTTGAAAACCTACGTGCGGCATGCTCTCGATGGAACATCACCATGCGCGACAAGACATTCATCGAACTGCTTCAGCGGACCATCTCATCGGTCAGTGTCCGCTTCACCGGCGAGCCGCTTGCCGGACTTCAGGTGATGGGTGTGCTCGAAACCCGTGCGCTTGATTTCGATAAGCTCATAATGCTCTCGATGAACGAGCATGTGTTCCCCCACAAACAATACACCCGCTCGTTTATCCCCGACACGCTGCGGAAGAGCTACGGCATGGCCACCACGGAACTTCAGGAGTCGATATTCGCCTACTCGTTCTACCGTCTCATTTCGCGTGCGTCGCAGGTCAGACTCTTTTACGACGCGCGTACGCTGAGCGGAAAGAACAGTGAAATCTCACGCTATATAGCCCAGCTTCTCTATCTGTTTCCCGAATGCCGGATTGACCACGACCTCGCATCGTTCACCACACATCCGCTCGACGAGGAGACCATTTCAGTCGAGAAGACAGCCGCGATAATGGAAAAAATGCGTGAATTCACACCCGAAGGAGGCAAACGCACACTCTCGGCCACAGCAATAAACGACTACATCAACTGTCCGCTGTCGTTTTATCTGAAACGCATCTGCAATCTCGACCTTGACGAAGATGTGATGGATTATATGGACTCAGGGACATACGGCAACATCCTGCATGAAGTAGCCGAACGGCTCTACAAAGAGCTGCGCGGCGACCGAGACGAAGTGAAGGTCACAACTGAGATTCTCGACAGTTTCATCAGAGACGAAGTAAGACTCGACACACTCATCACAGAGCTAATCAATGAAAAATACAACCGTCTGCCCGAAGGCGACCGCACACCGCTCGTCGGCGAGAGCCTTGTACTCGGCAAGGTGATGAAACACTTCCTTATCCTTATGTTCCGTCGCGAGAAAGAGATAGCTCCGTTTGACTTCATCGACGGCGAGCACAAGGTAACGGCAACGATGAAAATTTCTGACGGACTGACAATCAACATACTCCAGTATATCGACAGAATCGACCGCATCTATCCCGGAAGCCGTTACGGCGAAGGACTCGGACTGCTGAGAATCGTCGACTACAAGACCGGCTCTGACAAGACTGATTTCTCCGATATCGACGAGCTCTTCAACCCGGAGACCGACCACAGACGCAAGGCAATCCTACAGCTGATGTTCTATTGTAACGCATACGCCGGAAAAATAGGTTTCGACGGGCCTATTATGCCACAGATCTATTCGTTCAAAACCATGTCGACCACGGGACTGCAAGCTCTGAAATATCAAAAAAA is part of the Duncaniella dubosii genome and encodes:
- the cobT gene encoding nicotinate-nucleotide--dimethylbenzimidazole phosphoribosyltransferase, with protein sequence MMTFSIQPVDTALKAAVTDKIDNLTKPKGSLGRLEELAARICLIQQTLTPELRHPHNVLFAADHGVIAEGVSVSPKEVTWQQLGHFSKGGAGINFLCDQHGFRLVLVDAGVDYDIPAGHGIIDKKVRKSTRNFRHEAAMTAGEFRLCLERGAEVIDEIHDSTGCNIVSFGEMGSGNTSSSSMWMHLFTGIPLKQCIGAGAGLDSAGIRHKYEVLSDALSRYDGDDSVESKMAWFGGYEMVMAVGAMLRAAELGMVIIVDGFIMTSCILAASRLYPAVLDYAVFGHQGDESGHKLMLENLGVRALLHLDLRLGEGSGAVCAYPIIESAVRMINHMDSFKDVNVTKYF
- a CDS encoding N-acetyltransferase, whose protein sequence is MTSARKKNIRLKYVKPAPKQTQKELLQIVEEKTPYSDIDFQIRLMTDTDYMNMSAFSCGVELLDKFFHYEIKECVNHHYLSAYCAFLDSKEIVAVFTLMNDALMIVSHTEKEDFIDDMRLDTSSDIVDFFKRQSSYPAINIGHLGISVNHQRNGIGSAIIDLVADTFSNYSQAGCQFITVDALNNEKAILFYLNNQFNFQTNRDHYSPTRRMYRIL
- a CDS encoding lysylphosphatidylglycerol synthase transmembrane domain-containing protein — encoded protein: MQTSTHPSPVSRRSRFEIVGCVLKVILPLAVSAGLILWLFHKVNIHQVESIIKQGVDYRYIIAMMVLTVLSHIIRGIRWGIQLRAAGIPRIPVVAESVSIFGAYALNLVFPFLGEAWRCVYITRREGCKLSTVVGTDLGDRASDGIMIFLIIILTLFVAHPAMDRFLDRYPIGEDIQRVMTAGGMWVIVIAVIAMLVVSDYCFRNTSFVKGINISIIRIWDGFKVLFHMKGTGLYLILTLGIWICYFFEAYVCFFAFPLPVSLSRIRLIRWGLCRDW
- a CDS encoding VOC family protein, which gives rise to MDFKLHFDHYNINVADRDRSMEFYRKALGLKEVGHIDGPDGAFTITYMGDGSTGFRLELTCMRDHPQPYDLGENETHLALRLDAGQDYERLREFHRQMGVVCYENPAMGIYFIEDPDGYWIELLRPEKL
- a CDS encoding GNAT family N-acetyltransferase, which codes for MDISNTDTPTVTDNNERRHSIRPCHETDYPSIVALWERSVRATHEFLTEDDILEIKSKLASEYFPAVDIHILDVDGKPGGFIGMAGNKIEMLFVDSFCQGKGCGTALFDFAIGKGAKLVDVNEQNPAALVFYRSKGFRSVDRTPTDDAGRPFPILHLSL
- a CDS encoding DNA polymerase III subunit; this translates as MKFSQIPDHENVKRQLRDMVADHRIPHALLLHGPAGIGKFLTARTFSQYLHCRSPLPEGEPCGECPACRQHESFNHVDSLYVFPVVKTDKLKAPVSDDYMTEFKEFVEASPFMDFERWTGYFDKKNAQPVIYVSESEALEQRLSVTTTVSKYKTVIIWLPEKMNEQTANKLLKLIEEPFSDTIFILVSDNAKAILPTIYSRCRPIEMKRLSDETIASYLTSRLAIDPQDALAMAHIAAGDINSALRAMDATSVSRMFFDYFVRLMRLAYQRDVKALKEWSTDLAALGREQEIKFYDYAQRLIRENFVYNFRVPDLLYLNREEAGFSKNFARFITENNAEKIICEMDRAITDIAGNANGKIVNFDFAIKMIILIKNF
- a CDS encoding PD-(D/E)XK nuclease family protein, whose product is MTPFLQQVASVYINNELPQLADYCFVFPNKRSGVFFRHYLSLEAKGRPFIMPEIGTIAEVTNRFSALTEAPRLDQLFILYNEYRELSDDVVDFDQFIFWGEMLLNDFNDVDLYLVDPHKLFVNLKRFREVSSNYLTEEQVEIINRYWGERFVHTSPDEFWNHLHHQPTSLESKFLKLWEVLDTLFERFKKRLLDNGMASRGMFARNAVNYLSRGGDTRLPFERYIFVGFNVLTLAEIKIFEKLQAKGIADFYWDMASPAFADEGNRAAFFMRRNVECFPSRYNLAELYPEKPTFPYIHITGVPTAFGQTKAAGLQLQKWIADGTIGNPANAIDTAIVLPDESLFIPMIHAVPPGITALNVTMGFPLKSTSISSLMSAIVALHLRASRSREEWSYFYEDLRSVLTHPLLQAIDPDGCNALLRLMLDRRLYMVPVSKITETAPALAFVFSPVHDTNGVEEVHSYFFRLIEGLRAYTLVHKELKIENYFLDTYLVELENLRAACSRWNITMRDKTFIELLQRTISSVSVRFTGEPLAGLQVMGVLETRALDFDKLIMLSMNEHVFPHKQYTRSFIPDTLRKSYGMATTELQESIFAYSFYRLISRASQVRLFYDARTLSGKNSEISRYIAQLLYLFPECRIDHDLASFTTHPLDEETISVEKTAAIMEKMREFTPEGGKRTLSATAINDYINCPLSFYLKRICNLDLDEDVMDYMDSGTYGNILHEVAERLYKELRGDRDEVKVTTEILDSFIRDEVRLDTLITELINEKYNRLPEGDRTPLVGESLVLGKVMKHFLILMFRREKEIAPFDFIDGEHKVTATMKISDGLTINILQYIDRIDRIYPGSRYGEGLGLLRIVDYKTGSDKTDFSDIDELFNPETDHRRKAILQLMFYCNAYAGKIGFDGPIMPQIYSFKTMSTTGLQALKYQKNDFTDYRTINKEFIERFNATLTEMFDPNVPFTQAVDDSACKFCGFKPICRKH